AGCAGGTCGGCGCGGTAATCAGGCGCAGGAAAGTGGAAGGGAACCGGGCCGTCCGGATCGCCCTTCATGAACTGGCGAATACGCGGGTTGTCCGAGCCCATCAGTTCGTCGGGGGTGCCCTGCCCCAGCACCTGGCCATCACCGACCACGTAAATGTAGTCGGCAATGCTGGCGGTTTCGGCCAGGTCGTGGGAAACCACAATGCTGGTGATGCCCAACGCATCGTTGAGCAGGCGGATCAGGCGCACCAGCACACCCATGGCGATCGGGTCCTGGCCGACGAACGGTTCGTCGTACATGAGGATCTGCGGGTCCAGGGCAATCGCACGGGCGAGCGCCACCCGGCGCTTCATGCCGCCGGACAGCTCGTCTGGCATCAGGTCGATGGCGCCGCGCAGGCCGACGGCCTGCAGTTTCATCAACACGATGTCACGGATCATTTCTTCCGACAGCTGGGTATGCACGCGCA
The sequence above is drawn from the Pseudomonas putida genome and encodes:
- a CDS encoding ATP-binding cassette domain-containing protein; this encodes MSVDSAYAVELKGLTFKRGSRSIFSNVDIRIPRGKVTGIMGPSGCGKTTLLRLMGAQLRPSGGEVWVAGQNLPTLSRSDLFDARKQMGVLFQSGALFTDLDVFENVAFPLRVHTQLSEEMIRDIVLMKLQAVGLRGAIDLMPDELSGGMKRRVALARAIALDPQILMYDEPFVGQDPIAMGVLVRLIRLLNDALGITSIVVSHDLAETASIADYIYVVGDGQVLGQGTPDELMGSDNPRIRQFMKGDPDGPVPFHFPAPDYRADLLGAR